A single window of Rubripirellula lacrimiformis DNA harbors:
- a CDS encoding class II 3-deoxy-7-phosphoheptulonate synthase, giving the protein MNEWQPSSWRSKTALQQPIYADPQELDAVVDELSTRPPLVTSWEVERLKTQLASAARGDAFLLQGGDCSESFDACRADPIEKKLKVLLQMSLVLVYGMRKPVIRVGRIAGQYAKPRSSDLETRDGVELPSYRGDCVNRSPFTAQDRCPQPANLIGAFDRSAQTLNYLRALTEGGFADIKHPENWELDFVTQSSRSGQYHQMVRGISDSLDLLGVIGGVSRSDLSRVDFYTSHEALLLPYEQALTRRAIARDGWYNLGTHYPWIGDRTRQIDGAHVEYCRGIRNPIGVKVGPSTTADGLIELLDVLNPSREAGRMTLICRFGASKIAGCLPALIDAVVASKHPVLWSVDPMHGNTITTDQGIKTRHFDQILDEVRQAFAIHAEQGTVVGGIHLELTGNEVTECIGGSGGLGSGDLVRAYESSVDPRLNYEQAMEIAFLIAGQARESS; this is encoded by the coding sequence ATGAACGAATGGCAGCCATCATCGTGGCGGAGCAAGACGGCGTTGCAGCAACCGATTTACGCCGACCCGCAAGAACTGGATGCCGTCGTCGATGAACTCTCTACGCGTCCACCTTTGGTCACCAGTTGGGAAGTCGAGCGGCTGAAAACTCAGTTGGCTTCGGCCGCGCGTGGCGATGCGTTCTTGTTGCAGGGCGGCGATTGCAGCGAGAGTTTCGATGCCTGCCGGGCGGACCCGATCGAAAAGAAGTTGAAGGTCTTGCTGCAGATGAGCTTGGTGCTGGTGTACGGGATGCGCAAGCCCGTGATCCGGGTCGGGCGTATCGCAGGCCAGTACGCCAAGCCGCGTTCGAGCGACTTGGAAACTCGCGATGGAGTTGAGTTGCCGTCCTATCGTGGCGACTGTGTCAATCGAAGTCCGTTCACTGCACAGGATCGGTGTCCACAGCCCGCGAATCTGATCGGTGCATTCGATCGTTCGGCACAGACGTTGAACTATTTGCGAGCGCTCACCGAGGGTGGGTTTGCGGACATCAAGCATCCGGAAAATTGGGAGCTCGATTTCGTGACTCAGTCGTCGCGATCAGGCCAATATCATCAGATGGTCCGTGGCATCAGCGATTCGTTGGATCTGTTGGGGGTGATCGGTGGGGTGTCGCGGTCGGACCTGTCGCGGGTCGATTTTTACACTTCGCACGAAGCCCTGTTGTTGCCGTACGAACAAGCGTTGACCCGGCGGGCGATCGCACGGGACGGTTGGTACAACCTGGGCACGCACTATCCGTGGATCGGTGATCGCACGCGGCAAATCGACGGAGCCCACGTCGAGTACTGTCGTGGCATTCGCAACCCGATCGGCGTGAAGGTTGGTCCCAGCACCACGGCCGATGGGTTGATCGAATTGTTGGACGTTCTGAACCCGTCACGCGAGGCCGGTCGGATGACGTTGATCTGCCGCTTTGGTGCCAGCAAGATCGCGGGCTGCTTGCCCGCGTTGATCGATGCCGTTGTCGCTTCGAAGCATCCCGTTTTGTGGTCCGTTGATCCGATGCACGGGAACACGATCACGACCGACCAGGGCATCAAAACAAGGCATTTTGATCAGATTCTGGACGAGGTCCGGCAGGCGTTTGCGATTCACGCCGAACAGGGGACCGTGGTCGGCGGGATTCACCTGGAATTGACCGGAAATGAAGTGACCGAGTGCATCGGCGGATCGGGTGGGCTGGGAAGCGGAGATTTGGTGCGAGCGTACGAGAGCAGCGTCGACCCGCGGTTGAACTACGAACAGGCGATGGAGATCGCGTTTTTGATCGCCGGCCAGGCTCGCGAATCGAGCTGA
- a CDS encoding sulfatase family protein produces MNCRIFLLPLVVWVPAVWMLAASSPAEAQQSSGSDRPNILFIMSDDHTAQAVGAYATLLKEIDPTPNIDTLAAEGICFDNAFCTNAICTPSRACIITGQYDHINGVFDLNGKIKGPDQMLPIAMRKAGYQTAMIGKWHLKEEPNYDYYKVLPGQGKYFDTEFRIQGDKDWPKNTVAYPGSHSTDVITDAALDWLKNQRDPSKPFFMSHHYKAPHDYFESNPRYDDYLADVDIPEPKSLWELPETWGSIATRGYRDELTRHIGTSIGRRNLRRSYAEDLPKQFPNEFKWDFNDPNLSDDQIKRMAYQAYLKKYLRCVKGVDENLKRLFDYLKAEDLFDNTLIVYTGDQGFWLGEKDFQDKRWAYDPSERMPFIVRYPKAIPAGIRSDAIIENVDFPAMLLDFAGAEVPASVQGQSFRRICETGKEPEDWKQATYYRYWMHMAHHDNPGEMAIRTKTHKLIYFYGCNYEGGDQTPPAWELYDLVKDPEELNNVYDDPRYVEVRDQLKSQFAELRQAVGDDGSHYPACEEVVQEFWDYDDADRKKAIEISADFRQRREAQLKKKKK; encoded by the coding sequence ATGAATTGCCGAATTTTCTTGCTGCCCTTGGTCGTTTGGGTGCCAGCCGTTTGGATGCTGGCTGCGTCGTCGCCTGCCGAAGCCCAGCAGTCCTCTGGCAGCGACCGTCCCAACATCCTGTTCATCATGTCGGACGACCATACGGCCCAGGCCGTGGGGGCCTACGCGACGTTGTTGAAAGAGATCGATCCGACGCCGAATATTGATACCTTGGCCGCCGAAGGGATCTGTTTTGACAACGCGTTCTGCACGAATGCGATTTGCACGCCATCACGGGCCTGCATCATCACGGGCCAATACGATCACATCAACGGCGTCTTTGACCTGAACGGCAAGATCAAAGGCCCCGATCAAATGTTGCCCATCGCAATGCGAAAGGCCGGCTATCAAACCGCCATGATCGGCAAATGGCATTTGAAGGAAGAACCGAACTACGACTACTACAAGGTGCTGCCAGGTCAGGGCAAGTATTTTGATACCGAGTTCCGAATCCAGGGTGACAAGGATTGGCCGAAGAACACGGTCGCGTATCCCGGTTCCCATTCGACCGACGTGATCACCGACGCGGCGCTGGATTGGTTGAAGAACCAACGAGATCCCAGCAAGCCGTTCTTCATGTCGCACCACTACAAGGCACCGCACGATTATTTCGAAAGCAACCCTCGCTACGATGACTACTTGGCCGATGTCGATATCCCCGAGCCCAAGTCGTTGTGGGAACTGCCCGAGACCTGGGGGTCGATTGCGACACGCGGTTATCGCGACGAACTGACCCGGCACATTGGCACATCGATTGGACGCAGAAACCTTCGTCGTTCTTATGCCGAAGATTTGCCCAAGCAATTCCCCAACGAATTCAAGTGGGATTTCAATGATCCGAATCTGTCGGACGACCAGATCAAACGGATGGCCTATCAGGCATACTTGAAAAAGTACCTTCGCTGCGTCAAAGGCGTCGATGAAAACCTAAAGCGATTGTTCGACTATCTGAAAGCCGAAGACCTGTTCGACAACACCTTGATTGTCTACACCGGCGATCAAGGATTCTGGTTGGGCGAAAAGGATTTTCAAGACAAACGTTGGGCGTACGATCCGTCCGAGCGGATGCCATTCATCGTCCGCTACCCCAAGGCGATCCCGGCTGGCATTCGCAGCGATGCGATCATCGAAAATGTCGACTTTCCTGCCATGCTGTTGGATTTCGCCGGAGCCGAGGTCCCTGCGTCGGTGCAAGGTCAGTCGTTTCGACGGATCTGTGAAACGGGCAAGGAACCAGAGGATTGGAAACAGGCCACGTACTATCGCTACTGGATGCACATGGCCCACCATGACAATCCGGGCGAGATGGCCATCCGCACCAAGACGCACAAGCTGATCTATTTCTACGGCTGTAACTATGAAGGTGGCGATCAGACGCCGCCGGCTTGGGAACTGTATGACTTGGTCAAGGATCCAGAGGAACTCAACAACGTCTATGACGACCCTCGCTATGTCGAAGTGCGTGATCAATTGAAGTCCCAGTTTGCTGAACTTCGTCAAGCCGTCGGCGATGACGGATCGCACTATCCGGCCTGTGAAGAGGTGGTCCAAGAGTTTTGGGACTACGATGATGCGGACCGCAAGAAGGCGATCGAAATCTCAGCCGACTTTCGCCAGCGCCGCGAAGCTCAGTTGAAGAAGAAAAAGAAGTAG
- a CDS encoding DUF3419 family protein yields the protein MVTQWLGNKCFSVVHQKNLVYNTCWEDPRIDRQALDLTTKDSVLVITSAGCNALDYALQGPKDVFAVDMNPLQNALLELKMAAIRGLDHDDFFQIFGRGFHPDWESLYQKQIRPHLPQAYQSTWDRRADFFDGSTRRKSFYFRGTSGLFAWMMNGYLKRPAGLKDAIDEILNAESVQQQQQIYDDRGINDLLWSKPLRWALRRDTTLAMLGVPASQRAQLDRGYPGGIGRFIQDRIEAVFKKLPLRENYFWRVYLTGSYTPDCCPEYLTADGFDRLQSGLVDSVQTITNTVEGFLSKHHSPISRFVLLDHMDWLYDRFPDRLASEWQSILDRAAPGARILWRSAALNVDFVDPLWIRDCGKSMRMGELLRYQTQLASELHARDRVHTYGSFYIADLHRDGTHPSSTDAGVAA from the coding sequence ATGGTCACCCAGTGGCTTGGCAACAAATGCTTCTCGGTCGTTCACCAAAAGAACCTCGTCTACAACACCTGCTGGGAAGACCCTCGGATCGACCGCCAGGCACTCGACCTGACAACGAAAGATTCGGTGCTGGTGATCACCTCGGCCGGCTGCAACGCGTTGGACTACGCATTGCAGGGTCCCAAAGACGTCTTTGCGGTCGACATGAACCCGCTGCAGAACGCTTTGCTAGAACTCAAGATGGCGGCGATTCGCGGCCTGGACCACGACGACTTTTTCCAAATCTTCGGCCGCGGCTTCCACCCCGACTGGGAATCCCTGTACCAGAAACAAATTCGCCCCCATCTGCCTCAGGCCTATCAATCGACCTGGGATCGGCGAGCGGATTTCTTTGATGGATCGACACGCCGAAAAAGCTTCTATTTCCGCGGCACGTCCGGACTTTTTGCCTGGATGATGAACGGATATTTGAAGCGTCCCGCCGGTCTAAAGGATGCCATCGACGAAATCCTGAATGCAGAATCGGTCCAGCAACAACAACAGATCTACGACGACCGAGGCATCAACGACCTGCTGTGGAGCAAGCCACTTCGCTGGGCACTCCGCCGCGACACCACGCTCGCAATGCTTGGCGTTCCCGCCAGCCAACGGGCACAACTTGACCGTGGCTACCCAGGTGGGATCGGCCGCTTTATCCAAGATCGCATCGAAGCGGTATTCAAGAAGCTGCCGCTGCGTGAGAACTATTTCTGGCGAGTCTACCTGACCGGCAGCTACACCCCGGACTGCTGTCCCGAATACCTAACCGCCGACGGATTCGATCGGCTGCAGTCTGGACTAGTCGACAGCGTCCAGACCATCACCAATACCGTCGAAGGATTCCTCTCCAAACACCACTCGCCAATCAGCCGCTTTGTTTTGCTGGACCACATGGACTGGCTTTATGACCGCTTCCCCGACCGACTGGCGTCCGAGTGGCAGAGCATTCTGGATCGCGCCGCACCGGGTGCCCGAATCCTGTGGCGCAGCGCCGCGCTGAACGTCGATTTCGTGGATCCACTATGGATCCGTGACTGCGGCAAATCGATGCGGATGGGCGAACTACTCCGCTACCAAACCCAACTGGCCAGCGAACTGCATGCCCGCGATCGAGTCCATACCTACGGCAGTTTCTATATCGCCGACCTGCATCGCGACGGAACCCACCCAAGCAGCACCGATGCGGGAGTCGCCGCATGA
- a CDS encoding DinB family protein, which yields MSTIGPMFAASANLGLANAERMLKGIAASDFGRFARPGGQVIVSNHPAFICGHLSLYVPKVLNDLQQDASAFEPSAKYEELFSKHATCTDDPDCTIYPGKDELVDRLLGGYQAAAAALMTAPDELFTAEYPDEAMRAKVPTVGAADNFYVGGHFMLHIGQLSAWRRAMGMAPA from the coding sequence ATGTCGACGATCGGACCTATGTTTGCTGCCTCTGCCAACTTGGGCTTGGCGAATGCGGAACGCATGTTGAAGGGCATCGCGGCCAGCGACTTTGGTCGTTTCGCGCGGCCAGGGGGGCAGGTGATCGTTTCCAACCATCCGGCATTCATTTGCGGGCACCTCAGTTTGTACGTGCCGAAGGTTTTGAATGATCTGCAGCAGGACGCATCCGCTTTCGAACCGAGCGCAAAGTACGAGGAATTGTTTTCCAAGCATGCCACCTGCACCGACGACCCTGATTGCACGATCTATCCTGGGAAGGATGAATTGGTCGACCGTTTGCTGGGCGGCTATCAGGCGGCGGCAGCGGCGTTGATGACCGCTCCTGACGAACTGTTCACGGCCGAGTATCCCGACGAAGCGATGCGGGCCAAGGTTCCGACCGTTGGCGCCGCGGACAATTTCTATGTTGGTGGCCACTTCATGCTGCACATCGGCCAGTTGAGCGCGTGGCGGCGAGCGATGGGCATGGCACCGGCCTAA
- a CDS encoding UDP-2,3-diacylglucosamine diphosphatase → MDQADAKPVRTLLVSDVHLGCKHSQSKEFLNFLQGFAPENIYLVGDFIDGWKINTGWHWTQDCDNVISHLIELTRRGTKVFYVPGNHDAFLRSSVLRSALPDEFSRVEVANEFVFETLAGWRFLVTHGDLFDCVEMQAQWLSKGTSALYDACLSLNWWLHRYTFAESCNPYGVCAVLKDRVKRSIRFISNFESKILDHARLRDCDGIVCGHIHTPDIVTTDSMWYCNTGDWVENCTGLVECHDGQIQLVRRYDEDIILDLPARQSPDHPLPIAIDPGLVLTEPGFSSAPNFEAAAKEFAV, encoded by the coding sequence ATGGACCAGGCTGATGCGAAACCTGTCCGTACGCTGCTGGTCAGCGACGTCCATCTCGGATGCAAACACTCGCAATCAAAAGAATTCCTGAACTTCCTGCAAGGCTTCGCACCGGAGAACATCTACCTGGTGGGCGACTTCATCGACGGCTGGAAGATCAACACCGGCTGGCATTGGACCCAGGATTGCGACAACGTGATTTCGCACCTGATCGAGCTGACCCGACGCGGCACCAAAGTGTTCTACGTACCGGGCAACCATGATGCCTTTCTTCGCAGTTCGGTGCTGCGAAGCGCCTTGCCCGATGAATTTTCGAGGGTCGAAGTCGCCAACGAATTTGTGTTCGAAACCCTCGCCGGCTGGCGTTTCCTGGTCACTCACGGTGACCTTTTCGATTGTGTCGAGATGCAGGCCCAGTGGCTTTCCAAGGGCACATCGGCTCTGTACGACGCCTGCCTTAGCCTGAACTGGTGGCTGCACCGATATACGTTCGCCGAATCCTGCAACCCCTACGGCGTATGTGCCGTGCTGAAGGATCGCGTGAAACGGTCCATCCGATTCATCAGCAACTTCGAATCTAAAATCCTGGACCATGCCCGCCTCCGCGACTGTGACGGGATTGTCTGTGGCCATATCCATACCCCCGACATCGTTACCACCGATTCGATGTGGTACTGCAACACCGGCGACTGGGTCGAAAACTGTACCGGTTTGGTGGAATGCCACGATGGCCAGATCCAGCTGGTCCGTCGCTATGACGAAGACATCATTCTGGACCTGCCCGCACGGCAATCCCCGGATCACCCCTTGCCGATAGCCATCGATCCGGGCCTCGTCCTTACCGAACCTGGTTTCTCTTCTGCACCCAACTTTGAAGCAGCGGCCAAAGAATTTGCCGTCTGA